Part of the Brevibacillus brevis genome is shown below.
CCCGACGGGCCCGTCGCCAAATACGGCGACTCTGGCAGTGGCAAGCCTGTCTTTCACCGGTCTGAGCGCCCGGTACGATACGCTGCACAGCTCGGTCAGCACGGCGATGTCGTCCGGGATGGAATCCGGGATCGGAATGGCGCATGCCTCGGGAATGACCAGACGGCTCTGTGCGATTCCATCCGTCCCGCTGCCCAGAAACTTGCTGTGGGAGCAGTAGTTGTCCGCGATTTCCCCCCTGCACGCCGGACAGCATTGCGCGGGGTCGAGAGCCTCCAGCAAAAAGCCTGCCAAGTAAGGAACGATCACAACTTTCTGACTACGGGAGAGCTTTGTCTTCTTCCCTCCCACGACTTTTCCGATGCCTTCGTGCAGCAGTGCCATCGGCAGTTTTTTGGCCAGTACTTCCGGTTTCCGGGTCCCTCCGAAATAGCGCAGATCGGCATGGCAAATGCTGGCGAGAGTCGGCTCTACTACGACATAGCCTTCGGGCACGCTGCGCAGGACATCCTCCTCCAGCACCATGTGGGGCTTCGTCAGGCGCAGCGTTCGCGAATGTACTGATTCTGTTGTTGTGGCGCCCACCAACAGAACACCTCCATCTGAAATATCTATGATTTTGAATCCCGGGTCTCTCGAGATCACCGGAAGGATTCAACACTCATACGGTAATGACGTTGATGCCCGCATCCTGAAAAGGCTTGATGTCGTAATCCGGCACTTCCTTGCCCGTGATCAGCGTGTGGATCGCGCTGTTGGGGGCGACCTCGTAGAGGGAAAGCTTGCCGATCTTCGTGTCGTCCGCAACGACGATGACTTCCTGGGAAGCGGCGATCATCCCCTGTTTGGCCAGTACGAGCTGCGCCTCTGGATGCATCAGTCCGTATTTGGGATGGATGGCAGGGGTGCCGATAAACGCCTTGGATACATGCAGAGAGCGAAGCACGTGATCCGTGAACATGCCATTGAGCATATAGCTGGATGGGTACAGCTCTCCGCCTGTGACCGTCACTTTGACCCCGGGAGCGTCCCTCAGCTCCGCCGCGACGTTGATATCGTTGGTCACGACCGTGAGATGGGAGCGGTTCACGAGATTTCTCGCGATGTGCAGCGTCGTCGTCCCCGAATCGATGATGATGTGATCCCCGTCCTCCACGAGACTCGCCGCCATTTTGCCTATGCGCATCTTCTGATCGAGCTGTACGTGGGTTCTTTCGTTGAAGGACGGCTCGTTGTGCGTCAGCTTCTCCACAATGACTCCGCCGTGCGTCCGTTTGAGCAAGCCTTCCTGCTCCACTTCCGCCAGATCCCTCCGAATGGTCGCCTCGTGCACGCCAAATTCCTTGGCCAGCACGGCGACCGACGCCGTCCGGTGCTGTCTCACATATTCAACGATCCGCAATTTTCTTTCAGCCGCCAACATTGCCCTCATCCTTTACACGTGAATAAGCGCGCAATTCACTTGTGTGTTCTTGCTCGTTTTGCGCACTTTTGCTCGTTCTTGCACTTTTAGATTACTTGGCAGATTTCCCCTTGTCAATATCGAACTTTGTCGCCGTATCCCCCCTCTACATTCCTCCCGCCAGCAAAAAAAAGCGAGCTTGTCACGCTCGCTTTCCCTTTCACACGCTCTTTGATTGCTCGATCAGTTCATATACGCTTCGGCCATCTTCATCAGTTCTTCTTTGCTGATCGGATTGGATGCTTCAATATGGTAGCGGATCGTTTGGTTCGTATTTGGCACGTTATATACCCATTGAATATTTTTCCCGGTACCAAAATCCGTGAAAATCATCTCCACCCCGTTTACTGTGAGCCTCTCCTCTTTGAAGTCCCATTCCTTGTGAACGATGAACGTTTCTTTGCCGCTTGTTCGGGACATCGAAACCCGGATTCTTTTCCCCTGCTTGATGTATGTGCTGTTGAGAATCCAGTGATCCTTGGACAGCTCTACGGGCATCATCGCATACTCTTTCTTCGTTTCCTCCGCCTGCTTTCGCAGCTTTTCCCCTATAGCGGCTTTCTCTTCCGGGCTCGGAGGATTCACTTCTGTAATCGGGGCAAAGGTCACGCTTGCACTTTCAAACTTGTACGTACCTTCCAGACTGTCGAGAATCTTCACCGATTGGTCCTTCATTTTCTTGCGAAGTGCCGACACATCGGTAAAGCTGATTCCCTTGCTCTTGGTGTAGGTCTTTCCGTCCGGAATGTCAGAGGCGACATAGAAGATAGCGGCGGTGCCTTCTTTCAGCAGCTCGTTGGCGTATCCTTCGCTTTTCAGGGAGCGCAATTGCTCTTCCTTCGAAGGCGGGGTATAGTTCGCTTCCTCCAGCGTCTTTTTCTCGTAGACGACCTCTCCCCGATTGTTTTTCAACGTCTGATAGTGAACCGCAGCGAAGGCGGTAGATACCGTCAAAACCATTCCCGCCGCTACCAAAATGCCCACTTTGTATTTCACAAAAAATCGCTCCTTTGTTTTCTGCTCCGCATGCAATTTCCTCATCACTTTTCCCGCCAAGTCTGCATCGGGAAGCCGTGGGTCATGAAAAAGTTTTCTCAAATCCTGATCCTTGTCCGATCCCATAAGGTCCCACTCCCTTTCCTTGCGTATAGTGCTTGCGGAATTTGGCAGCCGTACGTTCGTATTTTTTTCGAAGAGTGGCGCTGCTTTGATTCAGGATAAGGCTGATTTCCTGATAGCTCTTCTCCTCCACGCAGCGCAATAGGAGCAGGTTTCGTTCCTCCACCGTCAATTTTGCCATGGCCATATGGACGAACTCGTCAAAATAATGGGTTTCGATTTGCTGGTCGATGTGCTTGTTCTCTTTCTCATCCCGGTAAAAGAAGGGCAAGTATCTCGCCAGCTTTCGCCTGCGAATCACATCGATGCATTGATGGTAGGCAATCTTGTACAGCCAGGCGCCGAACGGAATCTCGCGGTTGTACTTCTCCAAATGGCGGTATGCCTTCAGGAACACTTCCTGCCCGCAGTCCTCCGCTTCGGAATCGTGACCCAGCATGTGATAACAGTAGAGGAAGATCGATTTCTGGTAGAAGTGCACGATCTTCTCGAATTTGTCGGTAGCCCCTTGCAATACTTCCGTAATGGTCTGATGGAGATCGATGTCAGCCAACCCTCCTCACCTCCTTTCACCCTACACAACGAATCAGGAACACCAGAATGTGACGCCCGTCAAAAAATCCTGCACACCAAGATTAGAAAACCTGGCTACGCCATGCCTTTTGGCGGAGCCGCGGTACCCAAAGGGCACAAGTCTCGCTCTCTCACTGTGTTCGAGTCTCGCTATGTTGCCCTTATACTGGATAGGAATTTTATAAATTCCTATCTGTATAAAGAAAAGGAGTGCGCAAAAAGCGCACTCCCAATCCGACTAGAGGGAAGGCTGCTCCGATGGTCCCTCAAACCGGAAAGCAGGGTGTTTGACTGGCGACTCTGCAGGATGATCGATTACTCGGGTGATGGGCTTTTGCTCTTGTCCGCCTCCAATGTGGATATCCGGCGTTGAAAGCTCTCCCGCCAATTGGCTTCCAGACTTTCGGCAACCGCCTCAAAGTTTTTATCTTTGAGTGCTTGAATGATCGCTTTATGTTCCTCCACCGATTGTTCGGCCCCTGCTATTCCATGGAAGTAGGTCACTTCGTAGCGTCGCAGCTTTTTCTTCAATCCGTCCAGCACATGAATCAGCTCTTCATTTTCCGATAAATCGATCATCACCTGATGGAAGCGGGCATCGTGGTGCTGGGCGCCAAGCGCATCCTCCTGTTGCAATGCCCGTTCCAATTCTTCATTGATGCTTTCCAATTCCTCGATATGCTCTTGCCTGACGTTCTCTTTGGCAAAGGAAACCGCGAGCTTCTCAAGCGTCCAGATGATCGGATACAGGCGATAGGCCTGATGAATATCCACGGGGGCTACCTGTGTCCAGCTGTTCGCTTTGCTCTGAATCATTCCCTCTTCTTCCAGTCTCAGCAAGGCTTCACGAATAGGCGTACGGCTTGCCCCCAACGCTTCTGCCAATTCCTGATCTTTTAGTCGGTCACCCGGCTTTAATACCCCGCTGATGATCCACTCCTGAATTTGCCTATATACTTGCTCGCGAATGGATGAGCGCTTCACTTTATTGACGTGCTCTGATAACAAATGCTACGCCTCCTCACTACTATCTGCATGTAATATATCACGTGCAATTTATAGGTTTCAATGCTGCCGTGAGCGCTCCTGCTTCTCTCGCAACCTGCTTGACACCGATTCAGTAGGGTGAGTAGAATGTAATATATCACATATCACCGATCAACTTTTCTAACGAAACCTGTTTTTCGAGGGTGGAGTCACTTCAGGAGGATAGCGATCGGGGTGATCGGTATTGCTATTCGAAATGAGAAACGGGGGGAACGAAATGGCAGACAGCGCTTCATTTACGTACATCGCGAATGCTCAGGCGCGCAAAATCGAGGCCGAGCACATATCCGTACCTTTTATGGACCAGGAAGTGATCGGGAAGGTCAGAAGCTTTCACAAGAGGTTTGCCGAATACCAGGTGACGCCACTGCATAGCCTGCAACAATTGTCCCGCAGGCTGAACGTTCAGAAAATATGGGTGAAAGACGAATCTCACAGATTTGGCCTGCATGCTTTTAAAGTATTGGGCGGCTCCTATGCGGTTGGAAAGTACGTGGCAAATAGGCTCGGCATCGATATTTCGGAGCTTTCCTTTGAGATGCTGAAGTCGAAGGATATGAAAGAACGGCTGGGCAATATCACGTTTGTCACTGCGACAGACGGCAACCACGGCAGGGGGATCGCCTGGGCCGCAAGCCAGCTGGGGCAAAAATCAGTCGTGTTTATGCCCAAAGGCTCTTCCGAGATCCGTTTGAACCATATTAAAAAAGAAGGCGCGACGGCTTCGATCACCGAGCTGAACTATGACGATACGGTCAGGTTGGCCAAGCAATACGCCGCCGAACATGACGGGGTGTTGATCCAGGACAGCGCATGGGAGGGTTATGAGGAGATCCCTACCTGGATTATGCAAGGTTATTCCACGCTCATCGACGAGGCGATGGAGCAGATCGAGAAAGCGGGAGATGAATGGCCGACGCAT
Proteins encoded:
- a CDS encoding zinc-binding dehydrogenase; protein product: MGATTTESVHSRTLRLTKPHMVLEEDVLRSVPEGYVVVEPTLASICHADLRYFGGTRKPEVLAKKLPMALLHEGIGKVVGGKKTKLSRSQKVVIVPYLAGFLLEALDPAQCCPACRGEIADNYCSHSKFLGSGTDGIAQSRLVIPEACAIPIPDSIPDDIAVLTELCSVSYRALRPVKDRLATARVAVFGDGPVGYLTAAMLHHAFRVEPERLTVFGAIREKLGQFTFAKTKMVQEYDFQSGDKADIVVECTGGAFSQSAINQGIDLLAAGGHLIAMGVSEDLVPINTRDVLEKGLTIYGSSRSSIPDFEAVLRVMEEKDCQETLRRLIPDTYTVVAKAEDFASAMESALAHRAWKKTYLDFHW
- a CDS encoding DeoR/GlpR family DNA-binding transcription regulator, which gives rise to MLAAERKLRIVEYVRQHRTASVAVLAKEFGVHEATIRRDLAEVEQEGLLKRTHGGVIVEKLTHNEPSFNERTHVQLDQKMRIGKMAASLVEDGDHIIIDSGTTTLHIARNLVNRSHLTVVTNDINVAAELRDAPGVKVTVTGGELYPSSYMLNGMFTDHVLRSLHVSKAFIGTPAIHPKYGLMHPEAQLVLAKQGMIAASQEVIVVADDTKIGKLSLYEVAPNSAIHTLITGKEVPDYDIKPFQDAGINVITV
- a CDS encoding sigma-70 family RNA polymerase sigma factor: MADIDLHQTITEVLQGATDKFEKIVHFYQKSIFLYCYHMLGHDSEAEDCGQEVFLKAYRHLEKYNREIPFGAWLYKIAYHQCIDVIRRRKLARYLPFFYRDEKENKHIDQQIETHYFDEFVHMAMAKLTVEERNLLLLRCVEEKSYQEISLILNQSSATLRKKYERTAAKFRKHYTQGKGVGPYGIGQGSGFEKTFS
- a CDS encoding GntR family transcriptional regulator — its product is MLSEHVNKVKRSSIREQVYRQIQEWIISGVLKPGDRLKDQELAEALGASRTPIREALLRLEEEGMIQSKANSWTQVAPVDIHQAYRLYPIIWTLEKLAVSFAKENVRQEHIEELESINEELERALQQEDALGAQHHDARFHQVMIDLSENEELIHVLDGLKKKLRRYEVTYFHGIAGAEQSVEEHKAIIQALKDKNFEAVAESLEANWRESFQRRISTLEADKSKSPSPE
- the dpaL gene encoding diaminopropionate ammonia-lyase, producing the protein MADSASFTYIANAQARKIEAEHISVPFMDQEVIGKVRSFHKRFAEYQVTPLHSLQQLSRRLNVQKIWVKDESHRFGLHAFKVLGGSYAVGKYVANRLGIDISELSFEMLKSKDMKERLGNITFVTATDGNHGRGIAWAASQLGQKSVVFMPKGSSEIRLNHIKKEGATASITELNYDDTVRLAKQYAAEHDGVLIQDSAWEGYEEIPTWIMQGYSTLIDEAMEQIEKAGDEWPTHVFLQAGVGSFAASMLGYLLSRFGKNRPITVIVEPNEAACIYKSVAINDGKPHAVTGFMPTIMAGLACGEPSTVAWGLLRDYADMYISCPDYVSAKAMRMLGNPLPGDPPVIAGESGAVGLGVLSLLQEEQAFHPIASQLRIHADSRILFINTEGDTDPEGYRKIVWDGMYPSF